The Chloroflexota bacterium genomic sequence CCGCGATGGAAGTTCATCAGCAACTTGGGCTAGGTCTGCTAGAATCGGTATATCAAAAGGCCTTAGCTTATGAGTTGCAACAACGCCATGTTCTTTTTGTCGAACAGCAACATTTGCCTGTTTGGTATAAACAAATCGTTGTTGGGGATTTTATCGCAGATTTTGTGGTTGAGCAGAGCCTCATTATTGAGATTAAAGCAATTGATAAATTGCATCCCAATCATGTTGCACAAACCCTTAATTATTTAGCAATTACACGCTTGAACATTGCCTTGTTACTTAATTTTGGCAGTACATCATTGCAATACAAGCGTTTAGTGCGCTAAATAATCTAATCTGCGCTAATCTGTGCTAATCTGTGGCTAAAAAGTTCGTGGCTAAAAAATAATAATTGAAACGTACTTTATACAAGAAAGGGCAGCCTCATGCCTGATATGGTTACGTTGACGATTGATGGGCAGACGGTCTCGGTGCCAAAAGGTACCTTGGTCGTCGAAGCTGCCCGTCAAGTCGAAAATCTGATTCCGGTGTTCTGCTATCACCCCAAAATGGCTCCCGTTGGCATGTGCCGCATGTGTGTGGTCAAGGTGGGCACGCCCAAGATGGACCCCGCCACCCGCCAGCCAGTCGTTGATGCTGATGGCAAATCAGTGAT encodes the following:
- a CDS encoding GxxExxY protein; translation: MPKFIHGELTYTLIGAAMEVHQQLGLGLLESVYQKALAYELQQRHVLFVEQQHLPVWYKQIVVGDFIADFVVEQSLIIEIKAIDKLHPNHVAQTLNYLAITRLNIALLLNFGSTSLQYKRLVR